The following are from one region of the Siniperca chuatsi isolate FFG_IHB_CAS linkage group LG21, ASM2008510v1, whole genome shotgun sequence genome:
- the stx1b gene encoding syntaxin-1B, which yields MKDRTAELRSAKDSDDDEEVVQVDRDHFMDEFFEQVEEIRGCIEKLSEDVEQVKKQHSAILAAPNPDEKTKQELEDLTADIKKTANKVRSKLKAIEQSIEQEEGLNRSSADLRIRKTQHSTLSRKFVEVMTEYNTTQSKYRDRCKDRIQRQLEITGRTTTNEELEDMLESGKLAIFTDDIKMDSQMTKQALNEIETRHTEIIKLENSIRELHDMFVDMAMLVESQGEMIDRIEYNVEHSVDYVERAVSDTKKAVKYQSQARKKKIMIIICCVILGVVLASTIGGTLGF from the exons gctAAGGACAgcgatgatgatgaggaggtgGTGCAGGTCGACAGGGACCACTTCATGGATGAGTTCTTCGAACAG gttgAGGAGATTAGAGGCTGTATAGAAAAGCTGTCGGAGGATGTGGAGCAGGTCAAGAAGCAGCACAGCGCCATCCTGGCTGCACCCAACCCTGACGAAA AGACCAAGCAGGAGTTGGAGGACCTCACAGCTGACATCAAGAAGACAGCCAATAAAGTTCGCTCAAAATTAAAAG CAATCGAGCAGAGCATCGAGCAGGAGGAGGGTCTCAACAGATCATCAGCAGACCTCAGGATCCGCAAGACACAG CACTCGACGCTGTCACGTAAGTTTGTGGAGGTGATGACTGAGTACAACACCACGCAGTCCAAGTACCGCGACCGCTGCAAGGACCGCATCCAGAGACAGCTGGAGATCA CTGGGAGAACCACCACCAACGAGGAACTAGAGGACATGTTGGAGAGTGGCAAGCTGGCCATCTTCACCGATGAT ATCAAAATGGACTCTCAGATGACCAAGCAGGCTCTGAACGAGATCGAGACCCGACACACCGAGATCATCAAGCTGGAAAACAGCATCCGTGAACTGCACGACATGTTCGTCGACATGGCCATGCTGGTCGAGAGCCAG ggAGAGATGATTGACAGAATTGAGTACAACGTGGAACACTCCGTCGACTACGTGGAGCGAGCCGTATCCGACACCAAGAAGGCCGTCAAATACCAGAGCCAGGCCCGCAAG AAGAAGATCATGATTATCATCTGCTGCGTCATCCTGGGCGTGGTCCTGGCGTCAACCATCGGCGGCACGCTGGGCTTCTAA